Proteins from a genomic interval of Lysobacter arenosi:
- a CDS encoding response regulator, whose protein sequence is MAPALNITAPSRAKILLVDDQPGRLMTYHAILDPLEEELVDARSGLEALKLLMQDEYAVILLDVNMPGMDGFETASLIHQHPRFENTPIIFVTAVNVSDLDRLRGYKLGAVDYIMVPVIPEIMRSKVSVLVELYRKRRELQAINASLSAANQALQLEKARELEQLNASLREANETLAARNDQLLAENAERMKAEERLRDADQRKNEFLATLAHELRNPLAPLQNALALRRLGAPGEADPLLGLMERQVALLVRLIDDLFDIARISRGKLQLKRSRVVLQEAVAVAIDSARPWIDQGGHDFHVQLPDEPIYLDADQARLSQVFANLLNNAAKYSDAAGRIELGAEREGDGIRVWVSDRGIGLAADQLDRVFDSFHQVDVAVERSQGGLGIGLTLVQRLAEMHDGRVEVTSEGIGQGCTFTVRLPATANDDAPLATATAQTVEAATAATASRRMLVVDDNRDSADTLAAMLRMLGQDARAIYDPLRVEDELRSFNPAVMFLDVGMPKRSGYDIARSVRDGGADDLVIVAVTGWGQPEDRERTRLAGFDHHLVKPPEIASIQNICQQRGRPPQPEQSP, encoded by the coding sequence ATGGCTCCAGCGCTGAACATCACCGCGCCTTCGCGAGCCAAGATCCTGCTGGTCGACGACCAGCCCGGTCGGCTGATGACCTATCACGCGATCCTCGATCCGCTCGAGGAGGAACTGGTCGACGCCCGCTCCGGCCTGGAGGCGCTGAAGCTGCTGATGCAGGACGAGTACGCGGTCATCCTGCTGGACGTGAACATGCCGGGGATGGACGGCTTCGAGACGGCCAGCCTGATCCACCAGCATCCGCGCTTCGAGAACACGCCGATCATTTTCGTCACCGCGGTCAACGTCAGCGACCTCGACCGGCTCCGTGGCTACAAGCTCGGCGCGGTGGACTACATCATGGTGCCGGTGATCCCGGAGATCATGCGCAGCAAGGTGTCGGTACTGGTCGAGCTGTACCGCAAGCGCCGCGAGCTGCAGGCGATCAATGCCAGCCTGTCGGCGGCCAACCAGGCATTGCAGCTGGAAAAGGCCCGCGAGCTGGAGCAACTCAATGCCTCCCTGCGCGAAGCCAACGAGACGCTGGCCGCCCGCAACGACCAGTTGCTGGCCGAGAATGCCGAGCGAATGAAGGCCGAGGAGCGCCTTCGCGATGCCGACCAGCGCAAGAACGAATTCCTTGCCACGCTGGCGCATGAGCTGCGCAATCCGCTGGCGCCGCTGCAGAATGCGCTGGCGTTGCGGCGGCTCGGTGCGCCCGGCGAAGCCGATCCGCTGCTGGGGTTGATGGAGCGCCAGGTCGCGCTGCTGGTCCGCCTCATCGACGATCTTTTCGACATCGCGCGGATCTCGCGCGGCAAGCTGCAGCTAAAGCGCAGTCGCGTCGTCCTTCAGGAAGCCGTCGCCGTGGCGATCGACAGCGCCCGCCCGTGGATAGACCAGGGCGGACACGACTTCCATGTGCAATTGCCCGACGAGCCCATCTACCTGGATGCCGACCAGGCCCGTCTTTCGCAGGTGTTCGCCAACCTACTCAACAACGCGGCCAAGTACTCCGACGCCGCGGGTCGGATCGAGCTGGGCGCGGAGCGCGAGGGTGACGGGATCCGGGTCTGGGTGTCCGACCGCGGCATCGGCCTGGCAGCGGACCAGCTCGACCGGGTGTTCGACAGCTTCCACCAGGTTGACGTGGCCGTGGAGCGCAGCCAGGGTGGCCTTGGCATCGGGCTGACCCTGGTGCAGCGACTGGCGGAGATGCACGACGGCCGCGTTGAAGTCACCAGCGAAGGCATCGGGCAGGGGTGCACCTTCACGGTGCGACTGCCGGCAACCGCAAACGACGACGCTCCTCTTGCAACCGCAACTGCGCAAACCGTTGAAGCCGCGACAGCTGCGACAGCATCGCGGCGGATGCTCGTGGTCGACGACAACCGCGACTCCGCCGACACGCTGGCGGCGATGCTGCGAATGCTCGGGCAGGACGCCCGCGCCATCTACGATCCGCTGCGGGTGGAAGACGAGCTGCGCAGCTTCAACCCGGCGGTGATGTTCCTCGACGTGGGCATGCCCAAGCGCAGCGGCTACGACATTGCGCGATCAGTCCGTGACGGTGGCGCCGACGACCTGGTGATCGTCGCGGTGACCGGCTGGGGGCAGCCGGAGGACAGGGAACGCACCCGGTTGGCGGGCTTCGACCATCACCTGGTCAAACCGCCGGAGATCGCATCCATCCAGAACATCTGCCAGCAACGCGGACGACCGCCGCAACCGGAGCAGTCACCATGA